One Fusarium poae strain DAOMC 252244 chromosome 4, whole genome shotgun sequence DNA window includes the following coding sequences:
- a CDS encoding hypothetical protein (BUSCO:54148at5125): MSTTTTSKTSSLRQSTLKKNMSVTQTYYLAHKARAKLSREAAQPDHDLRLLVGHANLLDSLMLELADAEREQERWFNQSVRGANNAQQERRVQWADEVVQEEDEDDYDSDSSDSDDYDSEDEDIEMSNTPSLPTKPTSPRISHIEIEDDMEEDDLEEDYAQLELVRTPSHSSSPPELVDHDSDSSDEDSMPPSPPQAILTFNEKDAKKQSQQQQEESNSLYEEEYYLPPRSPARLVSAISVY, encoded by the coding sequence ATGTCGACAACTACAACTTCAAAGACTTCTTCTCTTCGCCAGTCCACActcaagaagaacatgtccGTCACACAAACTTACTACCTCGCCCACAAGGCTCGGGCCAAGCTTTCTCGAGAGGCTGCCCAGCCTGATCACGACCTCCGCCTTCTCGTCGGCCACGCCAACCTTCTCGACTCTCTGATGCTTGAGCTTGCCGATGCTGAGCGTGAACAAGAACGTTGGTTCAACCAGTCTGTCCGAGGAGCCAACAACGCCCAACAAGAACGACGAGTGCAGTGGGCCGATGAGGTTGTCcaggaagaggacgaggatgactACGACTCTGACTCTTCTGACTCTGACGACTACGActctgaggatgaggacaTTGAGATGTCCAACACTCCTTCTCTTCCCACCAAGCCCACGAGCCCCCGAATTAGCCACATCGAGATCGAAGACGACATGGAGGAGGATGATCTCGAGGAGGACTACGCTCAGCTCGAGCTTGTCCGAACACCTTCTCACTCCAGCTCACCACCCGAGCTTGTCGATCACGACTCAGACTCTTCCGACGAGGACTCAATGCCCCCCTCGCCTCCTCAAGCCATTCTCACATTCAACGAGAAGGACGCCAAGAAGcaatctcaacaacaacaagaagaatCCAACTCACTCTACGAAGAGGAGTACTACCTTCCACCTCGCAGTCCCGCGAGGCTTGTGTCGGCCATCTCGGTCTACTAA
- a CDS encoding hypothetical protein (BUSCO:26540at5125) — protein MRILPRRALAHSQSSFSLCRSGNRLHRRQFATSLSPPPPPASGFTALTSRRLISVTGPDSAKFLQGIITANVTTKDGLPRTDGFYGAFLTATGRVLYDVFVYPNHNSPGFSSEDPAYLIEVDAGHAQTLAKHIKRYKLRAKLTVRLLGEDEASVWHAWDDSNAVNWDSIVKSTNLSLQDPRAPGLGYRLLQLDQNMPQADLEKTTEEAYTIRRYLNGIPEGQDEISKEHALPQETNMDIMHGIDFHKGCYVGQELTIRTRHRGVVRKRILPCIVYENEHAPPTTLQYHADSASSSLESVTADMIPRDTSIGRFEKRGRSAGKWLKGVGNIGLGLCRLENMTDVTLPGDAASGAFNPEDEFVLDWGEEENRNRVKVKAFVPDWLRKGLDAENSRHQK, from the coding sequence ATGCGAATTCTCCCGAGGAGAGCCCTGGCTCATAGTCAGTCAAGCTTCTCATTATGCCGCAGTGGTAACCGGCTACATCGGCGACAATTTGCGACTTCGCTTTCCCCTCCACCTCCGCCTGCCTCGGGATTCACGGCTTTGACATCACGACGACTCATATCCGTTACTGGACCCGATTCGGCAAAGTTTCTACAGGGAATCATCACTGCGAATGTGACGACAAAAGATGGATTGCCGAGGACTGATGGTTTCTATGGGGCTTTCTTGACTGCCACAGGCAGAGTCTTGTACGATGTCTTTGTCTACCCTAACCATAACTCTCCGGGGTTTTCGTCCGAAGACCCGGCGTATTTGATTGAGGTTGACGCAGGTCATGCACAGACGTTGGCTAAGCACATCAAGCGTTACAAGCTCAGAGCGAAGCTTACGGTGCGTTTACTGGGTGAGGATGAAGCGTCTGTTTGGCATGCTTGGGATGACTCAAACGCTGTGAACTGGGATTCAATTGTCAAGTCGACGAACCTGTCTCTACAAGACCCACGAGCACCAGGATTGGGATACAGACTCTTGCAACTGGACCAGAACATGCCGCAAGCCGACTTGGAAAAGACTACCGAGGAAGCTTACACAATACGACGCTACCTCAATGGCATTCCTGAAGGACAAGACGAAATCTCGAAAGAGCATGCCCTTCCACAGGAAACAAATATGGATATCATGCACGGTATTGACTTCCACAAGGGTTGTTATGTCGGCCAGGAACTCACAATCCGCACAAGACACCGCGGTGTAGTTCGCAAGCGAATTCTACCATGTATAGTCTACGAGAATGAACATGCGCCCCCAACAACACTGCAATACCACGCCGACAGCGCATCCTCATCTCTCGAAAGTGTGACCGCGGACATGATACCACGGGACACAAGTATTGGGCGGTTCGAGAAGCGAGGACGCAGCGCGGGCAAGTGGCTCAAGGGCGTGGGAAACATTGGACTCGGGTTGTGTCGTTTGGAGAACATGACTGATGTTACACTGCCGGGCGATGCGGCGTCGGGAGCGTTTAATCCCGAGGACGAGTTCGTACTGGATTGGGGCGAGGAGGAGAACCGGAATAGAGTCAAGGTCAAAGCCTTTGTACCGGATTGGTTGAGGAAGGGCCTTGATGCTGAGAATTCAAGGCATCAAAAGTAG
- a CDS encoding hypothetical protein (BUSCO:19464at5125), which produces MTTEPIPKTVKRLIACCDGTWMDSDKGYQEPGLFEKEGSLQTPSNVTRISRCFEKRCNDGKLQVVNYESGVGTGSNRLDSITGGAFGQGLAERMRETYSFICSNYMDGDEIILVGFSRGAFTVRSVAGMIGNLGLLTREGVEFFYPIFKDMQHWMDADYEDPFPNIPFPDKPKGKDAADKYRARLEQLGYTRVKRDQGDEIITIKAVCVWDTVGSLGIPKIAWLDKLGIHRIEHAFQALALDETRPPFQPAVWERLPENRYTTDLRQVWFPGNHGNIGGGWEDQGIANCTLAWMMDQLASIGVEFDLPSLERCFVQNVKYYHKTPSKLSIKSRKKKQKQKPRQWAMSPIYENNRPFRPWGLGAINKSPGILYKLSGQTTRTPGLYRPTDRRSKSDKSRYLLDTNERIHSSVRVRLACKGLSLDDEHVWDCPALLGKWKLKRTREKFNDPVPQEPGWCPHSAKDNMGHPNDWSKGRWVWEYIGSEKNGPTDKRQRVMVEEPLGPYERYLLSLSAGTPNVYHFADTVDF; this is translated from the exons ATGACTACAGAACCCATCCCGAAAACGGTCAAACGATTGATCGCTTGTTGTGATGGAACGTGGATGGACAGTGACAAAGGATACCAAGAGCCTGGACTGTTCGAGAAGGAAGGATCTCTTCAAACCCCTTCTAACGTCACACGCATCTCGCGTTGCTTTGAAAAGAGATGTAATGATGGAAAGCTACAGGTAGTCAACTACGAGTCAGGAGTTGGCACAGGTAGCAACAGGCTCGACAGTATTACTGGAGGTGCTTTCGGACAGGGTCTCGCCGAG CGCATGAGGGAAACATATTCTTTTATATGTTCCAACTATATGGATGGTGACGAAATCATCCTCGTTGGATTCTCAAGAGGTGCATTTACAGTCCGCTCTGTTGCCGGCATGATAGGTAACCTCGGTCTTCTTACTCGTGAAGGCGTTGAGTTCTTCTATCCCATTTTCAAGGACATGCAGCATTGGATGGATGCCGATTACGAAGACCCATTCCCCAACATCCCTTTTCCTGACAAGCCAAAAGGAAAAGATGCTGCCGACAAGTACAGAGCTCGCTTGGAGCAACTCGGCTATACTCGCGTGAAACGAGACCAAGGAGACGAGATCATCACAATCAAAGCAGTCTGCGTTTGGGATACTGTTGGTAGTCTCGGAATCCCCAAGATTGCCTGGTTGGACAAACTCGGAATCC ACAGAATAGAGCACGCTTTCCAAGCTCTTGCCTTGGACGAGACTCGCCCACCCTTTCAGCCCGCAGTATGGGAGAGACTCCCTGAGAACAGATACACAACGGATCTGAGGCAGGTCTGGTTCCCTGGCAATCACGGTAATATTGGTGGTGGATGGGAGGATCAAGGTATTGCCAACTGCACACTTGCCT GGATGATGGATCAATTGGCTTCTATTGGCGTCGAGTTTGATCTGCCCTCTCTAGAGCGCTGCTTCGTGCAAAATGTCAAGTACTATCACAAGACTCCTTCAAAACTAAGCATCAAatcaaggaagaagaagcagaagcagaaacCACGCCAATGGGCGATGAGCCCCATCTACGAGAACAACCGCCCATTCAGACCCTGGGGGCTTGGAGCAATCAACAAGTCGCCAGGTATCCTCTATAAGCTTTCTGGTCAGACGACTCGCACACCGGGTCTATACAGACCAACTGACCGCAGATCAAAATCCGACAAGTCAAGATATCTTCTGGACACGAACGAGCGTATACATAGCTCAGTGAGAGTTCGGCTTGCTTGTAAAGGACTCAGCTTAGATGATGAGCATGTCTGGGACTGCCCAGCATTGCTCGGGAAGTGGAAACTGAAGCGAACGCGAGAGAAGTTCAACGATCCAGTACCTCAGGAGCCGGGCTGGTGTCCACATTCTGCAAAGGATAACATGGGCCATCCCAATGACTGGTCAAAGGGAAGATGGGTATGGGAATATATCGGAAGCGAGAAGAATGGCCCTACTGATAAGAGGCAACGCGTTATGGTTGAGGAACCGCTGGGACCTTATGAGCGATACTTGCTTAGCTTGTCGGCGGGAACTCCAAACGTTTATCACTTTGCAGACACTGTTGACTTTTAG
- a CDS encoding hypothetical protein (BUSCO:51539at5125) yields the protein MSDSKSADLLQYAQEYASKDEDLYELLGVDALTPKEEIHRAWRKRSLKYHPDKAGDKFDAEVWEKFERARDILSDPGARGAYDGAIKAALLRKQEREAMDQKRKALVDDLEARENAWKVQREEKEQREKDEIEKERARLVEQRRRREEEEQRQAAAAQEVEDLAEAKRRLKEKKEKKKQDEAREKFLRKSRMAAEATDGKPAPGPVNGAMNVPGDYSVDFGTEQKLYWELVCDKLRAVQAVKNLQKNHATPEEYQQAEQGLLEAKTRIHQAEVRFAEQPSIS from the coding sequence ATGTCGGATTCAAAATCAGCCGACCTGCTGCAATATGCGCAGGAATACGCTTCCAAAGATGAAGACCTCTACGAACTTCTCGGCGTCGATGCCCTCACACCCAAAGAGGAGATTCACCGCGCCTGGAGAAAACGCTCTCTAAAGTATCACCCCGACAAAGCAGGCGATAAATTCGACGCAGAAGTTTGGGAAAAGTTCGAACGTGCCCGCGATATCCTTTCCGACCCCGGGGCGCGCGGCGCCTACGACGGCGCCATCAAGGCCGCTCTCCTACGGAAACAAGAGCGCGAAGCTATGGACCAGAAGCGTAAGGCTCTAGTCGACGATCTTGAAGCTCGGGAAAATGCCTGGAAGGTTCAGCGAGAAGAAAAGGAGCAACGGGAGAAGGATGAGATAGAGAAGGAAAGGGCACGACTGGTCGAACAAAGGCGTCGGcgcgaggaggaggaacagcgtcaagctgctgctgcgcaAGAAGTCGAGGATCTTGCTGAAGCAAAGAGACGTctgaaggaaaagaaggagaagaagaagcaggatGAGGCGAGGGAGAAGTTTCTGCGCAAGTCGCGAATGGCCGCAGAAGCTACAGATGGCAAGCCAGCGCCTGGCCCAGTCAACGGTGCCATGAACGTGCCAGGAGATTACTCGGTGGATTTCGGCACAGAACAGAAACTTTACTGGGAGTTAGTTTGCGACAAGCTGCGTGCGGTTCAGGCCGTCAAGAACCTACAAAAGAATCATGCAACGCCGGAAGAGTACCAACAAGCAGAACAAGGTCTACTCGAAGCAAAGACGAGAATTCACCAGGCTGAAGTGCGATTTGCCGAGCAGCCATCTATATCTTGA
- a CDS encoding hypothetical protein (BUSCO:31182at5125) produces MSSSSVRVVDIHTHMYPPSYIQILESRSNIPLVRKFPQASDPRLILLEAEVKALEEATRDPEAKPPGRPLTSHYASLAQKVHFMDTHKIDISVISLANPWLDFLDPSESGSIAESVNQEFSRMCGEHPGRLFFFGTLPLTANLETILESIKYLPTLKYCRGVILGTSGLGKGLDDPDLLPIFEALARADLTVFLHPHYGLPNDVWGPRASAEYGHVLPLALGFPMETTIAVARMYLAGVFDKVPELRMILAHSGGTLPFLAGRIESCIMHDGQFLREGKLSKDRRTVWDVLKEQIYLDAVIYSDVGLKAAIQASGPDRLMFGTDHPFFPPLTSDEQGEWESVSLNAEAVARAVGQGTEDCENVMGMNAVKILRLDSES; encoded by the coding sequence ATGTCGTCCTCTTCAGTTCGCGTGGTTGATATACACACGCACATGTATCCCCCCTCTTACATTCAAATACTGGAGTCTCGTTCCAACATCCCTCTCGTTCGCAAATTTCCTCAGGCATCCGATCCTAGACTCATCCTCCTAGAGGCCGAAGTCAAGGCTTTGGAAGAAGCGACACGAGACCCCGAAGCGAAACCACCCGGTCGACCTTTGACATCTCACTATGCGTCGCTTGCGCAAAAGGTACACTTCATGGATACGCATAAGATTGACATATCTGTCATATCCCTAGCAAATCCATGGCTAGACTTCTTGGACCCTTCAGAGTCCGGATCGATAGCAGAGTCTGTCAATCAAGAGTTCTCGCGCATGTGCGGCGAGCATCCAGGaaggctcttcttctttggcacCCTACCTTTGACGGCAAACTTGGAGACCATTCTCGAGTCGATAAAATATCTCCCGACACTCAAGTATTGTAGAGGAGTTATCCTAGGCACATCAGGACTTGGCAAGGGTTTGGATGATCCTGACCTTCTCCCCATTTTCGAGGCTCTTGCCCGAGCGGATTTGACAGTGTTTCTGCACCCTCACTACGGCCTCCCGAACGATGTCTGGGGACCTCGAGCGAGCGCCGAATATGGCCACGTCCTTCCCCTGGCTCTTGGCTTTCCCATGGAGACAACCATTGCTGTTGCCAGGATGTACCTAGCAGGAGTCTTTGACAAAGTGCCAGAGCTGCGCATGATCCTTGCCCACAGTGGCGGAACACTTCCTTTCCTTGCCGGTAGGATCGAAAGCTGCATTATGCATGACGGGCAATTTCTCCGGGAGGGAAAACTTTCCAAGGACCGTCGAACAGTGTGGGACGTACTGAAAGAGCAGATATATCTTGACGCCGTCATCTACTCGGATGTTGGTCTCAAAGCAGCCATCCAGGCCAGTGGCCCGGACAGACTCATGTTTGGAACCGATCACCCTTTCTTTCCACCTCTTACAAGTGACGAGCAAGGCGAATGGGAGAGCGTGAGCCTGAACGCAGAAGCTGTTGCTCGTGCAGTTGGACAAGGCACGGAGGACTGCGAAAACGTCATGGGAATGAACGCAGTCAAGATATTGCGGCTTGACAGTGAATCATGA
- a CDS encoding hypothetical protein (BUSCO:31233at5125), with product MTSDLAVSKEGLSIPLIDFSRFLAGNPSERNDTANAILEGFKTAGFIYLRNHPIAPKDLQHAFDMSARWFDQPLESKMKVVWTTPEANRGYSAPGREKVSQLTDLVDVEKIRAALPDIKESLEIGRENEAGHPNHWLEESGDLVGFRKDMLGFFEQCRQLHVEVMKAIAVGMGLDDGFFDSFVDVGDNTLRLLHYPSVQSNVFKMNPGTVRAGEHSDYGSITLLFQDVRGGLQVKSPTGQFVDATPIEGTVVVNAGDLLARWSNDTIKSTIHRVVEPPQKEAESYPPRYSIAYFCNPNFKSFIEAIPGTFETEKDKKYDGINSGDYLVQRLTATY from the exons ATGACCTCGGATCTTGCTGTGAGCAAAGAGGGTCTCTCAATTCCT CTTATTGATTTCTCTCGATTCCTTGCCGGAAACCCCTCGGAACGTAACGACACTGCAAATGCCATTCTCGAAGGCTTCAAGACCGCTGGCTTCATCTACCTCAGGAACCATCCCATAGCCCCCAAAGACTTACAGCATGCATTTGACATGTCGGCGCGCTGGTTTGACCAACCTCTTGAGTCCAAGATGAAAGTTGTTTGGACCACACCAGAAGCCAACCGAGGCTACTCAGCTCCCGGCAGAGAGAAAGTCAGCCAACTCACCGACCTGGTCGACGTTGAGAAGATACGCGCTGCTTTACCAGACATCAAAGAGAGTCTTGAGATTGGCCGCGAAAACGAAGCTGGACACCCGAACCACTGGCTTGAAGAGAGTGGCGATCTTGTGGGTTTCCGAAAGGACATGCTTGGCTTCTTTGAGCAGTGCCGCCAGTTGCATGTCGAGGTCATGAAAGCCATCGCTGTTGGTATGGGCCTCGACGATGGTTTCTTTGACAGTTTCGTTGACGTTGGGGATAATACGCTGCGGTTGTTGCACTATCCGTCTGTTCAGTCTAATGTTTTCAAGATGAACCCAGGCACTGTCAGAGCTGGAGAACACAGT GATTATGGTTCGATTACTCTCCTGTTCCAAGACGTTCGAGGCGGACTACAAGTCAAAAGCCCGACGGGTCAATTCGTCGATGCAACGCCTATCGAGGGTACTGTGGTTGTCAATGCCGGCGATTTACTCGCCAGATGGAGCAATGATACGATCAAGAGTACTATCCACAGAGTTGTCGAGCCGCCGCAGAAGGAGGCAGAATCTTATCCTCCACGCTACAGTATTGC ATACTTTTGCAATCCCAACTTCAAGAGTTTTATCGAGGCTATTCCGGGAACTTTTGAGACggagaaggacaagaagtATGATGGCATCAATAGTGGTGACTACCTAGTTCAGAGATTGACTGCTACGTACTGA